In Pseudomonadota bacterium, the following proteins share a genomic window:
- a CDS encoding adenine nucleotide alpha hydrolase, which translates to MARPKAIVAWSSGKDSAYALHVARQHDVVEVVGVLTTLTDGYERVSMHGVREELLDLQVRGIGLPCTKVRIPSPCPNEVYERQMGEALEELRADGVTHVVFGDLFLRDIRAYREAQLVRVGMQGVFPLWLRDTPTLAREMVQSGMCAVVTCIDPRVLGREFAGRRFDDALFGDLPENVDPCGENGEFHTVVVAGPMLASPITVDVGPIVERDGFVFADVVPVAHHGKRPTPPSVQAG; encoded by the coding sequence ATGGCGCGCCCGAAAGCCATCGTCGCCTGGAGCTCGGGCAAGGACAGCGCGTATGCGCTCCACGTGGCGCGCCAGCATGACGTGGTCGAGGTCGTCGGCGTCCTCACCACGCTGACCGACGGATACGAGCGCGTGTCGATGCACGGCGTCCGGGAGGAGCTGCTCGATCTCCAGGTTCGCGGTATCGGCCTGCCCTGCACGAAGGTCCGCATCCCCTCTCCGTGTCCCAACGAGGTCTATGAGCGGCAGATGGGCGAAGCCCTCGAGGAACTTCGCGCCGACGGCGTCACCCACGTGGTCTTCGGCGACCTGTTCCTGCGTGACATCCGTGCCTACCGCGAGGCTCAGCTTGTGCGGGTAGGCATGCAAGGCGTCTTTCCCCTGTGGCTCCGAGACACGCCGACTCTGGCGCGGGAGATGGTTCAGTCGGGCATGTGCGCCGTGGTCACTTGCATCGACCCCAGGGTGCTCGGAAGGGAATTCGCAGGGCGGCGCTTTGACGACGCGCTCTTTGGCGACCTCCCAGAGAACGTGGACCCTTGCGGCGAGAACGGTGAGTTTCACACGGTCGTCGTCGCCGGACCGATGCTGGCAAGCCCCATCACGGTGGATGTGGGGCCGATCGTCGAGCGCGACGGGTTCGTCTTCGCCGACGTGGTTCCGGTCGCCCACCACGGCAAGCGCCCAACCCCGCCCTCGGTCCAAGCCGGATGA